The following coding sequences lie in one Metallumcola ferriviriculae genomic window:
- a CDS encoding aliphatic sulfonate ABC transporter substrate-binding protein, translating into MRDIVKKRSWVRRKMMLVILITTMLLVVGCGQQDAGESNTLRVGYFPNITHAAAIVGVEQGIFQEELGSTLVQTQVFPNGSLLMDAIVTGQIDIGYAGPEPIINRYLQGADVVVLGGAASGGNVVVASRDSGVRNVAELASKVVATPALGCTHDIELRALMAEEGLHMENSGGNVAHRTQKPALMINLMEQGELDAVSVSEPWASLMEEKIGAKVIVEWDEMPWDGKLPSALLVASKQFVEEHPEIVRKLLKAHLASIEQINKNPKEAVKVVNTHISNLTKSKLSSAVIEKSLQRTRITHQVDPKVLNELVSKAAKLGFFEKTDVDGLVDTTILDEVARNK; encoded by the coding sequence GTGAGGGATATTGTGAAGAAAAGAAGTTGGGTTAGGCGAAAGATGATGTTAGTGATATTAATTACCACAATGTTGCTGGTTGTCGGCTGTGGGCAGCAAGATGCTGGGGAGAGTAACACACTTCGAGTAGGCTACTTCCCGAACATTACTCATGCAGCTGCTATAGTAGGGGTGGAACAAGGAATCTTTCAGGAAGAGTTAGGCAGTACCCTTGTGCAGACACAAGTTTTTCCTAACGGGTCTTTGCTGATGGATGCTATTGTAACGGGGCAGATTGATATTGGTTACGCGGGCCCCGAGCCGATTATTAACCGCTACCTCCAAGGTGCGGATGTGGTAGTGTTAGGAGGTGCTGCGAGCGGGGGGAATGTGGTTGTTGCATCGAGAGATTCAGGTGTCCGCAATGTTGCGGAGCTGGCCAGCAAAGTGGTAGCAACACCGGCCTTAGGCTGTACCCACGACATCGAACTGAGAGCATTGATGGCGGAAGAAGGGCTTCACATGGAAAACAGTGGTGGGAACGTTGCCCATCGAACCCAAAAACCTGCGCTGATGATAAACTTAATGGAACAGGGGGAGCTTGATGCTGTATCAGTGTCCGAACCATGGGCGAGTCTGATGGAGGAAAAGATTGGTGCTAAGGTGATTGTGGAATGGGATGAAATGCCTTGGGACGGAAAGCTGCCATCAGCTTTACTGGTAGCCAGCAAGCAATTTGTTGAAGAGCACCCGGAAATAGTTAGGAAATTGCTAAAAGCGCATTTAGCAAGCATTGAACAGATCAATAAAAATCCTAAAGAAGCCGTGAAGGTGGTAAATACCCATATTTCCAATCTCACGAAATCAAAGTTAAGCAGTGCGGTAATAGAGAAATCATTGCAAAGGACAAGAATAACTCATCAAGTGGACCCTAAGGTGCTTAACGAATTAGTAAGTAAAGCCGCTAAACTGGGCTTTTTTGAAAAAACTGATGTTGACGGGCTGGTGGACACCACCATATTAGATGAGGTGGCACGAAATAAATAA
- a CDS encoding ABC transporter permease codes for MMGTAFRKIAFLGILIGIWEVVYRLQIWPPFLFPSPNDVLKTLISGFKDDTFTLALAVSFRRLLIGFGLAVAIGTMLGVLTASFTWVDETLGSLILSLQSVPSIVWLPLALLWFQMGEAAIIFVVTLGGTWSMALSVASGIKNVPVIFIRAARTMGASGLTLFIEVVLPAAVPHLITGTRLAWAFSWRALMAGELIGTGKGLGQILMWGRDFGNMSLVIAVMIMIAVIGSVSDNLVFKKVETAVLRRWGQLPGSK; via the coding sequence ATGATGGGTACAGCTTTTCGAAAGATAGCATTCCTTGGGATCCTGATCGGGATTTGGGAAGTGGTATATAGGCTGCAGATATGGCCCCCATTTCTCTTTCCTTCTCCTAACGATGTTCTCAAAACTTTAATAAGCGGCTTTAAAGATGATACATTCACTTTAGCCCTGGCAGTCAGTTTTCGGCGCCTTTTGATAGGCTTTGGCCTGGCGGTGGCAATTGGTACGATGTTAGGGGTTCTTACTGCCAGTTTTACTTGGGTAGATGAAACACTGGGTTCATTAATTTTATCCTTACAAAGTGTTCCCAGTATTGTTTGGCTGCCGCTGGCACTGCTGTGGTTTCAAATGGGCGAAGCCGCCATCATTTTTGTCGTAACTTTAGGCGGCACCTGGAGTATGGCCTTAAGTGTGGCATCGGGCATTAAAAACGTGCCAGTTATTTTTATTAGGGCTGCCCGAACAATGGGGGCGTCAGGACTTACTTTATTCATTGAAGTGGTTTTGCCTGCTGCAGTGCCCCACTTGATTACCGGTACTCGATTAGCCTGGGCCTTTTCCTGGCGGGCGCTGATGGCCGGTGAATTAATAGGTACCGGTAAAGGATTGGGTCAAATCTTGATGTGGGGACGGGATTTTGGCAACATGAGCCTGGTTATAGCGGTCATGATTATGATAGCTGTCATTGGTTCGGTTTCTGATAATCTCGTCTTCAAGAAAGTGGAAACGGCTGTTCTGCGGCGCTGGGGGCAACTGCCGGGTAGTAAGTAA
- a CDS encoding GerMN domain-containing protein: MIGLKKKKLLLLGLLVVFVVTVSGCGLVDRILSFKDDVPTNVDQPVQPPEEPQVDVNETTITGETTTVSLYFASPDGTGLVEEQRNIAKVEGIARETINELVMGPAPASGLLPTIPEGTALVDINIKEDGLCRVDFSSELVNNHLGGSTEETLTVYSIVNTLTQFPTVNEVQIMVDGQFVETLAGHVDVSQALVRNDGLTAE, translated from the coding sequence ATGATTGGTTTGAAAAAGAAGAAGCTGCTTCTATTGGGTTTGCTGGTGGTCTTCGTGGTTACCGTTTCGGGCTGCGGTTTAGTTGACCGGATACTGTCTTTCAAAGATGATGTACCCACAAATGTTGACCAACCGGTACAACCACCAGAGGAACCGCAGGTTGATGTAAATGAGACCACCATTACCGGAGAGACTACTACAGTCTCATTATACTTTGCCAGCCCTGACGGTACTGGTTTAGTGGAGGAGCAGCGAAACATTGCTAAGGTTGAGGGTATCGCCAGGGAAACCATTAACGAATTAGTAATGGGCCCAGCGCCGGCTTCCGGGTTACTGCCGACAATTCCTGAAGGTACTGCACTAGTGGACATAAACATCAAAGAGGATGGTCTTTGTAGAGTGGATTTCAGCAGTGAATTGGTAAATAATCATCTTGGAGGCAGTACTGAGGAGACACTGACAGTGTATTCTATCGTCAATACATTGACACAATTCCCCACAGTCAACGAAGTTCAGATAATGGTCGACGGCCAGTTTGTAGAAACCTTGGCCGGCCATGTGGATGTTTCTCAAGCATTGGTGAGAAATGATGGGCTTACTGCAGAATAA
- a CDS encoding FeoB-associated Cys-rich membrane protein gives MKSLGENLAIAFGSVGFLLLTLINAPVWQRGMILAAVVFLIGLRMIKKKKKSC, from the coding sequence ATGAAATCTTTGGGCGAAAACCTTGCTATTGCGTTTGGTTCGGTAGGATTTTTGTTGTTAACGCTAATTAATGCCCCCGTTTGGCAGCGGGGCATGATTTTAGCCGCGGTAGTTTTTTTAATTGGACTGCGAATGATTAAGAAGAAAAAAAAATCTTGCTAA
- a CDS encoding LytR/AlgR family response regulator transcription factor, which yields MEKLKVLIVDDEYPARKELRFHLEKCENLQIVGEATNVREATELIKALDYTILFLDVNMPGSSGLDLGKTLQEQENSPFIIFVTAHEEFALDAFKVDAVDYILKPIDSQRLDKALKKVIQQVRISTVKSENKPQEKKLLGLIPVEHKGKTILIEEEKIFFIYACNDYTYIKTDKEKYLTRFTLKELEQRLNSHIFYRCHRSYLVNIKQAREVIPLYNGTLVLTVDDEQRSEVPVSRSQAKKIRQLLGL from the coding sequence ATGGAAAAATTAAAGGTTTTAATTGTAGATGACGAATACCCGGCTCGAAAGGAGCTACGTTTCCATCTGGAAAAGTGCGAGAACCTGCAGATAGTCGGAGAAGCAACTAATGTGCGGGAAGCCACGGAATTAATAAAGGCTTTAGATTATACTATCTTGTTCCTGGATGTTAATATGCCCGGCAGCAGTGGTTTGGATTTAGGCAAAACGCTGCAAGAACAGGAGAATTCTCCTTTTATTATCTTTGTTACGGCTCACGAAGAATTTGCTCTGGATGCTTTCAAAGTGGATGCAGTGGACTATATCCTTAAACCCATTGACTCTCAGCGTTTGGATAAAGCACTAAAAAAAGTTATTCAGCAGGTAAGGATTAGTACCGTCAAATCAGAAAACAAACCTCAGGAGAAAAAACTATTGGGTTTAATTCCCGTAGAACATAAAGGTAAAACCATCCTCATTGAAGAAGAAAAAATCTTCTTTATTTATGCTTGTAACGACTACACCTACATTAAAACTGATAAAGAAAAATATTTAACCAGATTTACTCTTAAAGAATTGGAGCAGCGTTTGAACTCACATATATTTTATCGATGCCATCGTTCCTATTTGGTGAACATTAAACAAGCCAGAGAGGTAATCCCTCTCTATAATGGAACCCTGGTGCTTACCGTCGATGATGAGCAACGAAGTGAAGTTCCGGTAAGCCGCTCCCAGGCCAAAAAGATTCGACAGCTTTTAGGTCTTTAA
- the hisC gene encoding histidinol-phosphate transaminase, whose product MEVSKLVRENLAAMKPYVPGKPIEEVERELGISNVIKLASNENPLGPSAKAVEAMMRTAAKAHIYPDGNCYYLKDELAKQFGVSADYLMVGNGSDELLKLIAETFLKPGDEVVMAQPSFSEYIFATKLMDAKCIHVPLNNFTHDLTEMAAKITKRTKLLFVCNPNNPTGTVVTKAEVEQLLAKVPEHVMVIFDEAYYEYVQDGDYPETLEYVKDGAKNVIVLRTFSKIHALAGLRVGYGLAHPEVLGWINRTREPFNVNIMAQAAAVASLQDSGHVKASVELNERGKAQLYKGFEERGMKYVPTEANFMLAKVGVSSKELFPLLLKEGVIVRTGDIFGLDEYIRLTIGKEEENERFFNALDKALGQLTG is encoded by the coding sequence ATGGAAGTATCCAAACTGGTTCGTGAAAATTTGGCCGCCATGAAACCGTATGTACCTGGAAAACCCATAGAAGAAGTGGAGCGGGAACTAGGCATTAGTAATGTCATAAAGCTCGCATCAAATGAAAATCCATTGGGCCCTTCTGCTAAAGCTGTGGAGGCAATGATGCGTACTGCGGCCAAAGCACATATCTACCCCGACGGTAACTGTTATTACTTAAAGGATGAATTAGCGAAGCAATTTGGTGTAAGTGCCGATTACTTGATGGTTGGTAATGGCTCAGACGAATTGTTGAAGCTTATAGCCGAGACATTTCTCAAGCCCGGTGATGAGGTAGTTATGGCCCAACCGTCTTTTTCCGAATATATTTTCGCTACCAAATTAATGGATGCCAAGTGTATTCATGTACCGCTTAACAATTTCACACATGATTTGACTGAAATGGCGGCTAAGATTACAAAACGAACTAAGCTGTTGTTTGTATGTAATCCTAACAATCCTACCGGCACCGTTGTTACAAAAGCAGAGGTAGAACAGTTGTTGGCGAAGGTACCGGAACATGTGATGGTTATCTTTGATGAGGCGTATTACGAATATGTTCAGGATGGCGATTATCCTGAGACATTGGAATACGTCAAAGACGGTGCTAAAAATGTGATAGTGCTTCGGACCTTTTCCAAAATTCACGCTCTTGCCGGTCTACGGGTTGGCTATGGTTTAGCTCATCCGGAGGTCCTCGGTTGGATTAACCGCACCCGGGAACCATTTAATGTAAATATTATGGCCCAGGCCGCTGCTGTGGCGTCACTTCAAGATAGTGGACATGTTAAAGCCAGTGTGGAACTTAATGAAAGAGGTAAGGCCCAGCTTTATAAAGGATTCGAAGAACGAGGGATGAAATATGTCCCTACTGAGGCAAATTTTATGTTAGCTAAGGTGGGAGTATCCTCTAAAGAGCTCTTCCCATTGCTACTGAAAGAAGGTGTGATTGTCCGGACCGGCGATATCTTTGGTTTGGATGAATATATACGTTTGACGATAGGCAAGGAAGAAGAAAATGAAAGGTTCTTTAATGCTTTGGACAAAGCCCTGGGTCAACTGACAGGTTAA
- a CDS encoding DUF2179 domain-containing protein — MELIVGYIFIFMARVVDMSLFTVRTLLVVRGQRLFAAFIGFFEVLVYIVALKYVVDQLDNLWSLMFYALGFSTGNIVGSWLEEKLAIGTLTVQVITMTRPLELTCHLRGMGFGVTVWEGQGREGVRNILNIILARKDLSRLMREVNEWDFQAFVTVFDTRSTKGGVLFNRKGK, encoded by the coding sequence TTGGAACTAATAGTGGGCTATATATTTATTTTTATGGCACGGGTTGTTGATATGTCCCTTTTTACTGTGCGGACTCTTTTGGTCGTGCGCGGGCAGCGCTTATTTGCTGCCTTTATTGGTTTTTTTGAGGTACTTGTGTACATAGTAGCTTTAAAGTATGTGGTAGACCAGTTAGATAATTTATGGAGTTTAATGTTTTATGCTTTAGGATTTTCCACTGGCAATATTGTAGGCAGTTGGTTGGAGGAAAAACTCGCTATTGGTACCCTAACAGTTCAGGTTATTACAATGACCAGACCGCTGGAGCTTACCTGCCATTTGCGCGGTATGGGCTTTGGCGTTACTGTTTGGGAAGGACAGGGGCGGGAAGGTGTTCGCAACATCTTAAATATTATTCTAGCGCGTAAAGACCTAAGTCGGTTGATGCGGGAAGTAAATGAATGGGATTTCCAGGCATTTGTCACAGTTTTTGATACTCGTTCCACTAAAGGAGGGGTCTTGTTTAATCGCAAAGGAAAGTAA
- the paaI gene encoding hydroxyphenylacetyl-CoA thioesterase PaaI: MTGNLEEGIVRVERDAYAKHLGIKVQEIKPGYARVTMGIMPELLNGVGITHGGAIFSLADFAFAAASNSRGKVAVALDVHISYLKATFEGEVLTAVAMEDNLTKRTGLYRMEVTDGEGQKVAVAEGRVYRKTDSLKKHRSE; this comes from the coding sequence GTGACTGGAAATTTAGAAGAAGGTATTGTGAGGGTGGAGAGAGATGCTTACGCAAAGCATCTTGGTATCAAAGTTCAGGAGATTAAGCCTGGCTATGCCCGGGTTACAATGGGAATAATGCCCGAATTGCTCAATGGTGTTGGCATCACTCATGGAGGGGCCATCTTTAGCCTGGCTGACTTTGCCTTTGCTGCGGCAAGTAACTCCCGTGGGAAGGTAGCAGTTGCCTTGGATGTTCATATTAGCTACTTGAAGGCAACTTTTGAGGGTGAAGTTTTAACGGCGGTGGCCATGGAGGACAACCTTACAAAACGAACGGGTCTTTACCGCATGGAAGTAACAGACGGTGAAGGGCAGAAGGTAGCCGTCGCTGAGGGTAGAGTTTACCGGAAGACTGACTCGCTTAAGAAACATCGAAGCGAATGA
- a CDS encoding phenylacetate--CoA ligase family protein — translation MKQWNEKYESMPREELAGLQLERLRQTVERAFHDVDHYRRAMQEHGIEPGDIQSLKDLEKLPFTLKQDLRDNYPYGMFAVPLSEIVRIHSSSGTTGKPTVVGYTRNDLNTWSELMARALVCGGAGREDVIQNSYGYGLFTGGLGVHYGAERLGASVIPTSGGNTKRQIMIMKDYGTTVLTCTPSYALFMAEVMDEMGIDPRKDLKLRCGIFGAEPWSENMRREIEDKLGLSAVDIYGLSEIIGPGVAMECQEKHGLHIFEDHFIPEIIDPETGETLPIGQAGELVFTSLTKEALPMIRYRTRDVSRLIEDRCSCGRTHLRMERISGRTDDMLIIRGVNVFPSQVESVLLDIGEIEPHYMLIVDRIGTLDVLEIQVEVSDALFSDEIRRLEQLEKKIRKEVETTLGISAKITLVEPKTIARSEGKAKRVIDKRKF, via the coding sequence ATGAAACAATGGAATGAAAAATACGAGTCTATGCCTCGAGAGGAATTGGCGGGACTTCAGCTTGAAAGACTTAGGCAAACGGTGGAGCGAGCCTTTCACGATGTGGACCATTACCGCCGAGCTATGCAGGAACATGGAATAGAGCCAGGAGATATTCAAAGTCTAAAAGACCTTGAAAAACTCCCATTTACGCTCAAACAGGACTTAAGGGATAATTATCCTTATGGGATGTTTGCAGTACCCCTTTCGGAAATCGTCCGTATCCATTCATCTTCAGGTACTACCGGTAAGCCTACGGTGGTGGGCTATACTAGAAATGACCTAAACACTTGGTCTGAGTTAATGGCCCGTGCTTTAGTCTGCGGCGGAGCGGGCCGCGAAGATGTAATCCAAAACTCTTACGGTTACGGATTGTTTACCGGTGGGCTTGGGGTGCATTATGGTGCGGAGCGGTTAGGAGCATCGGTTATTCCTACTTCCGGCGGTAATACTAAACGTCAGATAATGATTATGAAGGATTATGGAACTACAGTTTTGACATGTACCCCGTCCTATGCATTATTTATGGCGGAAGTAATGGATGAGATGGGGATAGACCCCCGCAAAGACCTAAAACTGAGATGTGGGATTTTCGGTGCGGAGCCTTGGTCTGAAAATATGCGCCGGGAAATTGAGGATAAATTAGGTCTCTCAGCAGTGGATATTTATGGGTTAAGTGAGATTATTGGTCCTGGAGTGGCTATGGAATGTCAGGAAAAGCATGGTTTGCATATTTTTGAAGACCATTTCATTCCTGAAATAATTGATCCGGAAACCGGGGAGACACTACCAATTGGTCAGGCAGGGGAATTGGTATTCACCTCTCTTACCAAAGAAGCGCTGCCCATGATTCGGTACCGCACTCGGGACGTATCCCGATTGATTGAAGATAGGTGTTCTTGCGGGCGCACACACCTGCGCATGGAGCGTATCAGCGGTCGTACCGATGATATGCTGATTATTCGTGGTGTTAATGTTTTTCCCTCTCAAGTTGAAAGTGTATTGCTGGATATTGGGGAGATAGAGCCTCACTATATGCTGATTGTGGATAGAATTGGTACCTTGGATGTGCTTGAAATTCAGGTGGAAGTGTCTGATGCACTATTCTCGGATGAAATTCGGCGCTTGGAGCAATTAGAGAAAAAAATTCGTAAAGAAGTGGAAACTACCTTGGGTATTAGCGCTAAGATCACCCTGGTGGAACCAAAGACCATTGCCCGCAGTGAAGGAAAGGCCAAGCGGGTTATTGATAAAAGAAAGTTCTAG
- a CDS encoding SH3 domain-containing protein, translated as MENKLKLIVITFTIILIHIVIASPVLAREGVATGSVVNVRGGPGIENLKVGVVTKGYRMQILAEKDNWYQVSFAENKKGWIVKEFVDVAAEKPSQDNKEVKDVSKTLGVAVVTGKYVNVRSGPGTDHAVIKQAEKGTRLTALEELDGWYQVRLPDGREGYLVDWLAELHRENPTASDEGRSDLELSAVKITGNTVNVRQQPTTASAIIVKTERGEEYPALAKQGDWIKIKINGQEGYIASWLADMLYDSAEADDADSTGSKIDDGESGEGTGNAEVANKENTEPQSSAIHKQVEFAVITGKVVNVRKGPGIANGRVTQVSKGQEFKLLQRKNDWLEVQLSDMSSGWLAGWLADIKYKSNTIEDSEGTEVESNSEVKQEKQTEDEDSNVENDNSKDNKVEDGKDQDNDTGFVVSSGDSTYLYSGPGRDFPKVKSLAVGDRVKIMATASDWHEVKLVDGSSGWMQRRLLVDRGNGDRDKPVQENNGDNSTQGDNVAPKEPKRMYSVAVISSNSAEMRVAVKSTSPIEYSVLSLSSPKRLVVDLPGQILTDNAAKELGLDSSLVKDIRLGQFEAETVRLVLDLEGNIKYEMELNGDKQELVIVISPPDLEGKVIVIDPGHGSTTSWGASDPGAIGFIGTHEEEVVLAIAMKLTAMLEQAGAKVITTRQGKGANINLPDRAAIANDIGADAFVSVHANSSLNRWLKGSATYFYAPYGSNLGSQRGDRRSLAGLIQDEMITAAGTDDLGVREENFSVLRNTTVPSVLVETAFISNAEEEIKLKDPGFQDKLARGIARGIERYFLDDN; from the coding sequence GTGGAAAATAAACTAAAATTGATAGTGATAACCTTCACTATTATATTGATACATATAGTAATCGCTTCACCTGTTCTTGCACGGGAAGGCGTGGCGACGGGCAGTGTCGTTAATGTGCGAGGTGGGCCGGGTATTGAAAACCTTAAAGTAGGGGTAGTAACAAAAGGATATCGCATGCAAATTTTGGCAGAGAAGGATAATTGGTATCAGGTGAGCTTTGCTGAAAATAAAAAGGGCTGGATAGTTAAAGAATTCGTAGATGTCGCAGCTGAAAAACCCTCCCAGGATAATAAGGAGGTCAAGGATGTCTCAAAGACTTTGGGTGTGGCAGTGGTTACCGGGAAGTATGTCAATGTACGCAGCGGCCCGGGTACAGACCACGCCGTTATTAAGCAGGCTGAAAAAGGTACCCGTTTAACTGCTTTAGAAGAGCTTGATGGATGGTATCAGGTGCGCTTGCCTGACGGCCGGGAAGGCTATCTGGTTGATTGGCTTGCCGAACTTCATCGAGAAAACCCTACTGCTTCAGATGAAGGCAGATCTGACTTGGAACTTTCAGCAGTTAAGATTACCGGTAATACGGTAAATGTACGACAACAGCCAACTACTGCCAGTGCAATAATAGTAAAAACAGAACGAGGAGAGGAATATCCTGCTTTAGCAAAACAAGGTGATTGGATAAAAATTAAAATCAACGGCCAAGAAGGCTATATTGCCTCTTGGCTGGCGGATATGCTTTATGATAGCGCTGAGGCGGATGATGCAGACTCTACCGGCAGTAAGATTGATGATGGAGAGTCGGGTGAAGGAACCGGCAATGCTGAAGTTGCAAATAAAGAAAATACGGAACCTCAGTCGTCAGCGATACATAAACAGGTTGAATTTGCAGTAATTACCGGAAAAGTAGTTAATGTTCGTAAGGGTCCCGGTATTGCCAATGGCCGCGTTACTCAGGTTTCTAAAGGGCAGGAATTTAAATTGCTGCAGAGAAAAAACGATTGGTTGGAAGTTCAACTTAGTGATATGAGCTCGGGTTGGTTGGCAGGTTGGTTGGCAGATATAAAATATAAATCTAATACTATTGAAGATAGTGAAGGTACGGAAGTTGAATCTAATAGTGAGGTTAAGCAGGAAAAACAGACTGAAGATGAAGATAGCAATGTTGAAAATGATAATAGTAAAGATAACAAGGTTGAAGATGGGAAGGACCAAGACAATGATACTGGTTTTGTTGTCTCGTCCGGCGACAGTACTTATCTTTATTCTGGGCCGGGTAGGGACTTTCCCAAAGTCAAGTCTTTGGCAGTAGGTGACCGGGTTAAGATTATGGCTACGGCTTCAGATTGGCATGAGGTGAAGTTGGTGGATGGCAGCAGCGGTTGGATGCAGCGGCGTTTGTTGGTAGACCGAGGCAATGGTGATAGAGATAAACCAGTTCAAGAAAACAATGGCGATAATAGTACCCAAGGGGATAATGTAGCCCCCAAGGAGCCAAAACGGATGTACTCGGTGGCGGTGATAAGCAGTAATTCAGCGGAAATGCGGGTGGCTGTTAAGTCCACATCGCCCATTGAATATAGTGTATTAAGTCTAAGCTCGCCCAAAAGATTGGTGGTAGATTTACCGGGGCAGATACTTACGGACAATGCAGCCAAGGAGCTTGGTTTGGATAGTTCGTTGGTAAAAGACATTCGTTTGGGCCAATTTGAGGCGGAAACGGTGCGATTGGTATTAGATTTAGAGGGTAATATCAAATATGAGATGGAGCTCAACGGTGATAAGCAGGAATTGGTGATTGTCATTTCGCCACCCGACTTGGAAGGGAAGGTTATCGTGATAGACCCGGGACACGGTTCTACTACCTCATGGGGAGCATCTGATCCTGGGGCAATTGGTTTCATCGGCACTCACGAAGAAGAAGTGGTACTTGCCATTGCCATGAAACTTACAGCAATGTTGGAACAAGCTGGGGCAAAGGTAATTACTACTAGGCAGGGAAAAGGCGCAAATATCAATTTGCCGGATAGGGCGGCAATTGCCAACGACATTGGCGCAGACGCTTTTGTCAGCGTTCATGCTAACAGTTCCTTAAACCGGTGGTTAAAAGGTTCTGCCACATATTTTTACGCACCGTACGGTTCTAATCTCGGCAGTCAGCGAGGTGACCGTAGAAGCTTGGCGGGATTAATTCAGGATGAGATGATTACTGCTGCAGGTACTGATGACCTTGGCGTCAGGGAGGAAAATTTCTCCGTACTTCGAAACACCACTGTTCCCTCAGTGTTGGTAGAGACGGCTTTTATCTCCAATGCCGAGGAAGAAATCAAATTAAAAGACCCAGGCTTCCAGGATAAACTGGCCCGAGGTATTGCCCGGGGAATTGAACGATACTTTTTAGATGATAACTAG
- the cysK gene encoding cysteine synthase A, producing the protein MRLVNSVTDLIGGTPIVRLNRLPGSDRAEVWVKLEYFNPSRSIKDRAAYSMISQAEVDGLIQPGAIIIEPTSGNTGIGLAMVAAAKGYRLILTMPDNMTAERINIIRAFGAQVVLTPASEKMPGAIKKAEELREQNRGSIILQQFVNKANPEIHRITTAKEIFQQVNGKLDAFVATAGTGGTITGAGEVLKELIPGCKICVVEPEGSPVLSGGEPGRHNIPGTSPGFIPQVLNTKVYDEIFLISDTDALQTSQELATKEGILVGISAGAAVHTALKVAKALGPGKKVVAIAPDTGERYLSLL; encoded by the coding sequence ATGCGTCTGGTTAACAGTGTAACCGATCTAATTGGCGGTACGCCTATTGTCCGCCTGAACAGGCTGCCGGGTTCGGACCGCGCGGAAGTTTGGGTTAAACTAGAATATTTTAACCCTAGCCGCAGTATTAAGGATAGGGCTGCTTACAGCATGATAAGTCAAGCTGAAGTAGACGGCCTTATCCAACCGGGTGCAATAATTATTGAACCAACCAGTGGCAATACGGGAATCGGTTTGGCAATGGTTGCAGCTGCCAAAGGGTATCGTCTAATTTTAACCATGCCGGATAACATGACTGCCGAAAGAATAAATATAATTCGTGCGTTCGGGGCTCAAGTTGTACTTACACCGGCATCGGAAAAAATGCCTGGTGCTATTAAAAAAGCCGAAGAATTACGGGAACAAAACCGTGGCAGTATCATACTTCAACAGTTTGTTAATAAGGCAAATCCTGAAATCCATAGAATTACTACGGCAAAAGAGATTTTTCAACAAGTAAACGGTAAGTTGGATGCTTTTGTTGCTACTGCCGGAACAGGTGGTACAATTACCGGCGCCGGTGAGGTATTAAAGGAATTAATACCGGGCTGTAAAATATGTGTGGTGGAACCTGAAGGATCACCTGTTTTATCAGGCGGCGAACCTGGCCGGCATAACATCCCCGGTACCAGCCCGGGCTTTATTCCCCAGGTCCTTAATACCAAGGTTTATGACGAAATATTCCTAATTAGTGATACGGATGCGCTGCAAACAAGCCAAGAGTTGGCCACGAAGGAAGGAATACTTGTCGGTATTTCTGCAGGGGCTGCAGTTCATACAGCGTTAAAAGTAGCTAAAGCATTGGGACCGGGCAAAAAGGTGGTGGCTATCGCTCCGGATACGGGTGAGCGTTATTTAAGTTTACTTTAA
- a CDS encoding ACT domain-containing protein produces the protein MKIKQVSVFLENKSGRLAAVTKALAQNKLNIRALSIADTSDFGILRLIVNKPEDAYRVLKEEGFTVSIAEVIGVAMPDTPGGLADILEVLEDRGVDIEYIYAFVGSARPDALVICRVENIDDAIEVLQEKGINILSGEKVYSL, from the coding sequence ATGAAAATTAAACAAGTTTCTGTCTTTTTGGAAAACAAGTCCGGTAGGTTGGCAGCGGTTACAAAAGCTTTGGCGCAAAATAAACTTAACATTCGTGCCTTATCAATTGCGGATACATCGGATTTCGGAATTTTACGTTTAATTGTCAACAAGCCGGAGGATGCCTATCGTGTGTTAAAAGAAGAGGGCTTTACTGTCAGCATTGCTGAAGTAATTGGGGTGGCCATGCCGGACACACCCGGCGGTTTGGCAGATATATTGGAGGTTTTGGAGGATCGTGGGGTTGATATAGAATATATCTATGCTTTTGTAGGCAGCGCGCGTCCCGATGCCCTGGTGATCTGCCGTGTAGAAAATATTGACGATGCTATCGAAGTACTGCAGGAAAAAGGAATTAACATTCTTAGCGGTGAAAAAGTTTATTCCCTGTAA